The sequence GAAGCTCACGCTGCTGGTTTATACGCAAAATCAATCAACGGAGATGCTTTCTCTGATGATATTAAAAAACAAACTATCGAATTAATCAAACAAGATTTAGGTCAAGTTGATTTAATCGTTTATAGTTTAGCTTCTCCAAGAAGAACGCATCCAAAAACAGGAGTTGCATACGCATCTGTATTAAAACCTATTGGTGCACCATTCTCAAACAAAACTGTAGATTTTCATTCAGGAGTAGTTTCTGATATAACAATAAATCCTGTTGAAAATCAAGAAGATATTGATAATACTATCGCAGTAATGGGTGGTGAAGATTGGAAATTCTGGATGGAAGATTTAAAAGCTGCTGGAGTTTTAGCTGAAGGAGTTAAAACTGTTGCGTATTCTTATATCGGACCAGAATTAACTTTCCCAATTTACAGAAATGGTACAATTGGTCAAGCTAAAAACGATTTAGAAGCCACTGTTCCTGTAATCAATAGTTTATTAGCTGATTTAAACGGTGTTTCTTACGTTTCAGTAAACAAAGCTTTAGTTACACAATCTAGCTCTGCAATTCCTGTAGTTCCTTTATATATTTCATTATTATACAAAGTAATGAAAGCAAAAGGAATTCATGAAGGTTGTATAGAGCAAATGCAACGTTTATTCTCAGAACGTTTATACAATAAAAACGGAGTTTCTTTAGATGAAAACGGAAGAATTCGTGTTGATGACTTAGAAATGCGCGAAGATGTTCAAGCTGAAGTTGCTGCGTTATGGGAAAAAGCTACAACAGAAAACTTAGAAGAAATTTCTGATATCGCTGGATATAGAGAAGATTTCTTTAATTTATTTGGTTTTAATTTTGATGGAATTGATTACGATGCAGATACCAATGAAATGGTAATGGTTGAAAGTATTAAATAAAAACAAATATTTAAAGTTTAAAGCACCTATTTTAAGGTGCTTTTTTTTATTTAAAAAAACTATATAATTTAATCATTAAATACAGATTTATATATTTCTACTATAATTTCAGTATAAAAAAAATCTATATTAAACAATCAACTCTTTACACAACAAATATTTATAGTTATTTACATAAATTAATTATTCAACTATAAATTATAAATAATTTTATTTTTTATATTTAACAAGTAATTATTTTTGTCAACAGAAATTAATTATAAAATAATTTTATTTTCAAAAAAACGTAAGTTTTATGAAGTTTTGTTATTTATAATAAAATTAATCTTACAAGAATTATATTTTTTTGAATTAAAAAAATCAAAAAGATGTGGATAAATTTTCAAAATGTGTTTAGAAAGTTTTACTAACTTTATAAAAACATTTTTATTATGAATAACAAAAAACAACAATTAAAAAAACATAAATTAATTGCCACAGGTTTATTTTTTTTAATGGCTGTGATATATGTTTTTATGTTGTTTCTTTCAAAATACACAAATCAATCTTGGATAAATTACGTGAAATATTTTTCTGAAGCTGCAATGGTTGGCGCATTAGCAGATTGGTTTGCGGTAACTGCACTTTTTAAATATCCATTGGGAATTAAAATTCCGCATACAAACTTAATTAACAACAATAAAAATGCTCTCGGAGCAAATTTAGGAAATTTTGTCAGCGAGAATTTTCTAAATCAAGAAACAATACGTCCGTATATAAGTAAAATCGATTTAAGTAAATTTATTTTAAATTGGATTTCAAATGAAAAAAACTTCAATAAATTCATCGTTGAAATGCAAATTGTGTTAAAAAATATCATTTTGAAGGTTGATGATGTAGAAATCTCAAAATTAATTTCTGTCAAAGGAAAAGAAATAATTGATGAGGTTAATCTTCAAGTTTTAATTTCTAAAGGGCTTTTTTATGTACTCGAAATCAGAGAACATCAACGATTGATTTCATTAATTATTCCGCAAGCAAAACATTATGTAGAAAATAACAAAGAAGCGATATATGACAAAGTAGTCGAAAAAAATCCAATTTTAGGATTAATTGGTGGAAAAGCTGTTACAAATCAATTGATTTCTGGAATTATTTCTTTTTTAGATGATATTGAATCAAATGAAAATCATACAATTAGAAATGAAATATCTTCTAAATTATATGAAATTAGTGAAACAATACAAACGGATCAAAATTGGAAAGTGCGATTTGAAAATTTGAAAAATGATTTTATCACAGATGAAAAAATTCAAGAATTTGCTATTAAATTTTGGCAAAATTCTAAATTGAGTTTAATTGATAATTTAGAAAATCAAAATTCTACTTTAAATCAATATATCGAAAAATATTTAAAAGAAATTCGTGAAAATTTGCGTGACAACTTGATTATGCAAGCAAAAATAAATCAAACTGTTCAAAAAATGATTTATAAGTTAGCATTAAAAAACAGCTCAGAAATTGGTAACATAATTTCAAAAACAGTTCATGATTGGGATGGTCAAGAATTGAGTGAAAAACTGGAATTAGAAGTTGGTAAAGATTTACAATTTATTCGGATTAATGGTACTTTAGTCGGTGGAATTGTTGGATTATTAATTTATAGTTTAACGCAATTATTTACATAAAAAAAGTTCAGAATGTATCTGAACTTTTTTTAATTATAGAAATTAATTAATCCATCTAAAGGTTTCTGATAAAATTTACCAGGTGTTAATTCATTTTGTTTTAAAATTTCCTCAAAGTTTTCTTTCAATAAAAATGCTACAGAACCAACAAAATGAATGGGAACTTCTTTATAATTTTCAAATTGTTTGATATAATTATTTATAAAAAAAGTAATCTGACTTTCAATCAGTTCTTTAAAAAAAGATTCACTTTTATGTTCAATTAAAAACGGCAAAAACGAAGCTAAATAAGCATTTGGATTTTCAGTTTTATAAAATCTATTTTTGATTGTATCTGAATTTAAATCATAAGAAGTTGCGAATTTTACTCGTAAATTTTCTGGCATTGTTTTAAAAAAATAAGAACGAATCATTTCTCTACCAAATTGAACACCTCCACAATCATCCATTGCTAAATAACCTAATGAATCTACAGCTTGAATAACTTCTGAACCGTCAAAATAGCTACAATTAGAGCCCGTTCCGTTTATGCAAACAATTGCTTTTTCATTTTCTTTACAAGTGGCGTAAACAGCTGCATAGGTATCTTCTTTAATAATAAAAATAGAAGTTTCTGTGAAAAACTTTTGCAATGCAACTTGCATCATTTCTTTTGAACGAATCGTACCACAACCTGAACCGTAAAAGTGAATTTCTCTTACTTTTGTTTGTAAAACCATTAAATCTTCTGAAATATTTAAACGTTTTAAAACTTCATCAATAGAAACCACTTCAGGATTTAAACCTAGCGTCGCAAATGTTTTAATAAAACTTCCATTAGTATCAAATAAAATCCAATCAGCTTTAGTTGAACCGCTATCAACAATTAATTTCATACGTATTAACTTAATTAGTTAATGCAAAAATAGGTTTATTTTACCGAATATAAATGCACAACTAAGTCTAAAAGTTTTGCAGAATATCCATATTCATTATCATACCAAGCTACTATTTTAAAGAAAGTTTCGTTCAGTGCAATTCCAGCATCTGCATCGATAATTGCAGTATGTGTATCTGAAACAAAATCTTGTGAAACAACAGGTTCATTAGTAAACCCTAAGATTCCATTAAATTCATTTTCAGAAGCTTTTTTAAACACATCCATAATATTTTGATACGTAGTTGGTTTTGATAATTTCACAGTCAAATCAACCACAGAAACATTTGCAACAGGAACTCTAAAAGACATACCAGTTAATTTGCCTTTCAATGATGGTATCACTTTTGTTACTGCTTTTGCAGCTCCTGTACTTGATGGAATAATATTATTCAAGGCAGAACGTCCACCACGATAATCTTTTTTAGAAGCACCATCAACTACAGCTTGGGTTGCTGTTGCAGCATGAACAGTCGTCATTAAACCTTCTTCAATTCCAAAATTATCATTTAAAATTTTTGCAACCGGAGCTAAACAATTTGTAGTGCAACTTGCATTAGAAACAATTTTGTTTTCAGATGTAATTTCGTTGTGATTTACTCCCATAACAAACATAGGAACTTCATCTGAAGGAAAAGATAAGACAACCTTCTTTGCTCCTGCTTTTATATGAGCTGATGCGGCTTCAATTGTTTTGAAAATTCCAGTACAATCAGCTACTATTTCAGCATTGATTTCATTCCATCTTAAATTTGCTGGATCTTTCTCTGCTGTAATTCTAATTTCGTTACCATTTACAACCAAATTGCCATTATTTGTTTCAATTGTTCCTTTGAATTGACCATGAACTGAATCGTATTTCAAAAGATAAGCCAACTGTTCAACATCCATTAAATCGTTGATTGCAACTACATTAATATCGTTTCGCCCAAAAGATTCACGCAATAATAAACGACCAATTCGTCCGAATCCGTTAATTCCAATATTTACTTTTTCCATATTTTTTTTATTTTTAAATAGATAATATATCTGATATTCTAATTAATTCTTCATCAATTGAAGTTTCTCCTTTAATTGCTTTTTCCAATGGCGTTGTATCAACTTGATCATTAATCAAACCTACCATTAATTGTGTTTTTCCAAGCATTAATAATTCAACAGCTTTTACACCTAATCGACTTGCTAAAACTCGATCAAAACAAGAAGGTGAACCTCCACGTTGCATATGACCTAAAACAGAAACTCTAACATCATATTCAGGAAGATTTTCTTCAACATATTCACTTAATTCAAATACATTTTTACCAATTTTTCCACCTTCAGAAACTACAACAATACAAGAAGATTTTCCTGAAGCTTTACTACGTTTTAGTTTTTCTAACAATTTAGGTAATCCAATATTTTCTTCTGGTATCAAGATTTCTTCTGCTCCTGCTCCAATTCCAGTATTTAAGGCTATGTGTCCAGCATCTCGTCCCATTACTTCAACAAAAAACAAACGTTTATGAGAAGTTGCCGTATCACGAATTTTATCTATTGCATCAATTGCCGTATTCAAAGCTGTGTCAAAACCAATGGTGTGACTGGTTCCAACAATATCATTGTCAATAGTTCCAGGAATACCAATTACAGGAATATCATATTCTTTACTAAAAACTAAACCTCCTGTAAAACTTCCATCTCCTCCGATAATAATCAGACCATCGATTTGATGTTTTTTTAAATTTTCATATGCTTTTGCACGACCTTCGGCAGTAACAAATTCTTTGGAACGTGCTGATTTTAGAATTGTTCCTCCTTTACTTACAATATATTTTACATCTCGAGGTCCTAAAACTTTAAAATCACCTTCAATCAAACCTTGAAGTCCGCGAAATACACCAATACAATTTATTTCATAAAATGCGCAAGAACGAACTACAGCACGAATGGCAGCATTCATACCTGGAGCATCACCTCCTGAAGTTAAAACAGCAATATTTTTTATTTTATCAGATTTCATATTTCATTAGTTGTTATTAGTAAATTTACGGAAATAACTAGAATTTTCAATATATATTGTAGTTTAATTTGTAATTTTAAATTCAGATTTTCTATAAAAATTAAATATATATGACAACAACACCAGAACACGATGCTAAAATTGCCAAGTTGATATTTGGTTCGGTATATCCGCATTATGTTAAAAAAGTTGAAACCAAAGGAAGAACAGTTGACGAATTGCACCAAGTAATTGAATGGTTAACAGGTTTTGATGAAAAAAAACTTAATGAATTGATAGAAGAAAAAGTAACCTTTGAAACTTTTTTTGAACGTGCGAATTTAAATGAAAATGCACATTTAATTAAAGGTGTAATTTGTGGATACCGCATTGAAAAAATCGAAACACCACTAACTAAAAAAGCTCGTTATTTAGACAAAATAATTGACGAGTTAGCTAAAGGAAAAACGCTTGATAAAATATTTAGGAAATAATTAAATCAGAATTTCTTCTGACTTTATTATTTCCGGCAGTATCCAAAAAACTGTATAAATAGAAAAGAAGCCTTCTCAGAACTCAAAATAGAAAAAAACTAATAATAATTTATAAAAAAGTTATTTTCAGTGATTTTATTTTACTCAAAAGATTCATATATAGATAATAATCTATTAATAAAAAAAATAATGAGGGAATTTCAAGGTATTAAGACAGCTTCTTTTTTTTATTAAATTTATTAAACACCGTTTATTATGAAAACATCAGTAGGCAAAATTATCAAAGACCAAGGACTTTTACAAGGTTTAAAAACTTAAGAAAATTTAAGTAAATTATTAAAGGAATTACATTCTGATTTAATCGAAGCGATGTTACAAGGCGACTTGACACGCGTTTAGGATACTCTAAAAACGAAAAAAATGATAGTAACAATGTGCGAATGGTTCGACTTCTAAGCTATTAAAAAGCGAACATGGCGAAACTATAATTTCAGTTCCTCGTGATAGAGACGGAAGTTTTGAACCTATTGTAGTTCCTAAACACCAATATAAAGCCAATATAGGAAGGTATTATCAAAAGTGGGGCTAAATTGCTAAATTCAAAGTTCGTACTTATATGATCACCAAAAACGAATTATATTCGTTTTTTTATTAAATTTATCTCATATAAATTCGTTTTGGCTAGCGTCAGTGCAAAATAGAAACTTTTCGCTTCGATTTCCCCGTCTTCGGCAATACCCAAAACGTTAGGTAACATTTTAAACTAAACCTCGTTATGAAATTCACGATTGAAAATGGAACAAATATTTGCTCAATTGGACTAAGTGACATTGGGAGTTATATACAGTTTAATTACCCATTGACGGTAGTGTGGTATGACTGCCGAGGTTCTGTTGGAAAATACTTTTGTGTTTTATCTTATAACGAAGAATATCGGAATACTGTTCGAAATAAAATAAATGAAAATTTAAATCAAGATTTTACTGAAAACATCAAAGATTTATATGAAATATTGAAACCTTTATTACAATTATTTAAAAATGGCGAATATAAACTTAGCTTTTATTCAAATAAGGAAAAAGAATTTTTTCAATATCAAATTTCTTCTGATAACTTTTCAACAATTCATTTTTATGAACTAGAAGTTGTTTTTGCTCAAAAAACTACAAATTTACCTAATATTGAAATTATTAAAGGGGAATATAAATCGTTCCTTAAAAAAAATGAAATTTCAAAAAAATATTACCCTTCTGACATTTTAGAATATTCTACTGACGGAATTTATACAGGTTGGCAATCTTTTTTTGCAACTCAACCCAAAGAAAATATTGACCAACAAAGAGTAAAATACTTTGAAGATAAAATAAATAATGGAGAAAGACCTTTTGCTATATTATTTAATTCTTATTTAACTTCAGAGGATTTCGATTCATCTTACTATATTTTAGATGGACATCACAAACTATTGGCATATCAAAATTTAGGATTATATCCCCCAATTGCATTAATTACTCATTTACCACAAAACATTAATGATGTTGAATTTGACGCAGAGAAACTCAATGAATTTCTTTATCCTTGGCAAATGGAGCATATCCTTGAAAATTGGGAAGGAAAAGACGAATATATAGAGCAAGCATTGAAAAATCACGATAGCAATCTTCATACAATTATTAAGAACGGTGATTATGAAGAATATCACGATAATGGAAAACTTAAACATAAAGCATTCTATATAAATGATAAAGTTGATGGTTCCTCAAAGCATTGGTATGATAATGGAAAATTAAAGAGTGAGCATTTTTATAATAAAGGAATAAGAATAGGAACTTGGAAAAATTATTATTCCTCAGGGAACATAGAATTTATTCAACCTTTTAACGAAAAAGGCAATTACAGTGGGATTTTAGTTTCTTATTTTGAGAATGGTCAAAAAAGAATGGAACAGGTGTTAGAAAACGGAAAAAATATAGACGGAAATTCTTATAAAGTTTGGTTTGAAAATGGTGATAAAGAAGCTGAACTAACGTATAAAGATGGCCAAATGATTGCCAGAAAAAATTGGAATAGTTGGGGAGAACTTATTAACCACGAAGTATTTAATAAAGAAACAAGAAAATTAGAAAAGATAGAGATT comes from Flavobacterium sp. I3-2 and encodes:
- the fabV gene encoding enoyl-ACP reductase FabV, whose protein sequence is MIIKPRTRGFICLTAHPEGAAQNIKNQIEYVKSKGKIENGPKKVLVIGASTGFGIASRISAAFGSDAATIGVFFEKEASEGKTGTAGWYNSAAFEKEAHAAGLYAKSINGDAFSDDIKKQTIELIKQDLGQVDLIVYSLASPRRTHPKTGVAYASVLKPIGAPFSNKTVDFHSGVVSDITINPVENQEDIDNTIAVMGGEDWKFWMEDLKAAGVLAEGVKTVAYSYIGPELTFPIYRNGTIGQAKNDLEATVPVINSLLADLNGVSYVSVNKALVTQSSSAIPVVPLYISLLYKVMKAKGIHEGCIEQMQRLFSERLYNKNGVSLDENGRIRVDDLEMREDVQAEVAALWEKATTENLEEISDIAGYREDFFNLFGFNFDGIDYDADTNEMVMVESIK
- a CDS encoding DUF445 domain-containing protein yields the protein MNNKKQQLKKHKLIATGLFFLMAVIYVFMLFLSKYTNQSWINYVKYFSEAAMVGALADWFAVTALFKYPLGIKIPHTNLINNNKNALGANLGNFVSENFLNQETIRPYISKIDLSKFILNWISNEKNFNKFIVEMQIVLKNIILKVDDVEISKLISVKGKEIIDEVNLQVLISKGLFYVLEIREHQRLISLIIPQAKHYVENNKEAIYDKVVEKNPILGLIGGKAVTNQLISGIISFLDDIESNENHTIRNEISSKLYEISETIQTDQNWKVRFENLKNDFITDEKIQEFAIKFWQNSKLSLIDNLENQNSTLNQYIEKYLKEIRENLRDNLIMQAKINQTVQKMIYKLALKNSSEIGNIISKTVHDWDGQELSEKLELEVGKDLQFIRINGTLVGGIVGLLIYSLTQLFT
- a CDS encoding N-acetylglucosamine kinase, with protein sequence MKLIVDSGSTKADWILFDTNGSFIKTFATLGLNPEVVSIDEVLKRLNISEDLMVLQTKVREIHFYGSGCGTIRSKEMMQVALQKFFTETSIFIIKEDTYAAVYATCKENEKAIVCINGTGSNCSYFDGSEVIQAVDSLGYLAMDDCGGVQFGREMIRSYFFKTMPENLRVKFATSYDLNSDTIKNRFYKTENPNAYLASFLPFLIEHKSESFFKELIESQITFFINNYIKQFENYKEVPIHFVGSVAFLLKENFEEILKQNELTPGKFYQKPLDGLINFYN
- the gap gene encoding type I glyceraldehyde-3-phosphate dehydrogenase; protein product: MEKVNIGINGFGRIGRLLLRESFGRNDINVVAINDLMDVEQLAYLLKYDSVHGQFKGTIETNNGNLVVNGNEIRITAEKDPANLRWNEINAEIVADCTGIFKTIEAASAHIKAGAKKVVLSFPSDEVPMFVMGVNHNEITSENKIVSNASCTTNCLAPVAKILNDNFGIEEGLMTTVHAATATQAVVDGASKKDYRGGRSALNNIIPSSTGAAKAVTKVIPSLKGKLTGMSFRVPVANVSVVDLTVKLSKPTTYQNIMDVFKKASENEFNGILGFTNEPVVSQDFVSDTHTAIIDADAGIALNETFFKIVAWYDNEYGYSAKLLDLVVHLYSVK
- the pfkA gene encoding 6-phosphofructokinase produces the protein MKSDKIKNIAVLTSGGDAPGMNAAIRAVVRSCAFYEINCIGVFRGLQGLIEGDFKVLGPRDVKYIVSKGGTILKSARSKEFVTAEGRAKAYENLKKHQIDGLIIIGGDGSFTGGLVFSKEYDIPVIGIPGTIDNDIVGTSHTIGFDTALNTAIDAIDKIRDTATSHKRLFFVEVMGRDAGHIALNTGIGAGAEEILIPEENIGLPKLLEKLKRSKASGKSSCIVVVSEGGKIGKNVFELSEYVEENLPEYDVRVSVLGHMQRGGSPSCFDRVLASRLGVKAVELLMLGKTQLMVGLINDQVDTTPLEKAIKGETSIDEELIRISDILSI
- a CDS encoding DUF2200 domain-containing protein, with protein sequence MTTTPEHDAKIAKLIFGSVYPHYVKKVETKGRTVDELHQVIEWLTGFDEKKLNELIEEKVTFETFFERANLNENAHLIKGVICGYRIEKIETPLTKKARYLDKIIDELAKGKTLDKIFRK